One window of the Daphnia pulex isolate KAP4 chromosome 8, ASM2113471v1 genome contains the following:
- the LOC124201026 gene encoding hepatitis A virus cellular receptor 1-like — protein MKSLAILFLMVASISAANIESSKIQPSTIPSKFFPIVNPFNLFPASSTKTTTSTSTKTLTVTKLAFTTVHKTITITKTLPGSTTIITSTTRPVVTTTSTKTIPTTLTVTSTTRPKTTVTETITSFSTTTFTTTMVIPTTTTITVDPTAITSVEPTVDPITDPNITDAPTDVPTDIPTDIPPVQPSM, from the exons ATGAAGTCTCTG gcgattttatttttgatggtGGCCAGTATTTCGGCAGCCAACATTGAATCATCTAAAATTCAACCCAGCACCATTCCCAGCAAGTTTTTTCCTATTGTGAATCCTTTTAATCTCTTCCCTGCTTCGTCTACTAAGACAACTACGTCCACTAGCACAAAAACGTTAACTGTGACCAAACTCGCTTTTACCACGGTCCACAAGACGATCACCATCACCAAAACTTTACCCGGATCCACGACCATTATTACTTCTACAACCCGTCCTGTGGTCACAACAACTAG CACAAAAACGATTCCTACCACTTTGACTGTTACATCTACAACCCGACCGAAGACTACAGTTACTGAAACAATCACTAGTTTTTCGACGACAACATTCACAACTACGATGGTGAttcctacaacaacaacaattacaGTCGATCCCACAGCCATTACTTCGGTAGAACCCACGGTGGATCCTATTACTGATCCTAATATTACAGATGCGCCAACGGATGTTCCAACGGACATACCTACGGACATTCCCCCTGTTCAACCATCGATGTGA
- the LOC124201023 gene encoding hepatitis A virus cellular receptor 1-like, whose amino-acid sequence MKTLAILAVLIAVVTSANVDSPRIRSSFSDVPIAPIPSNRAVTTVRTTTTLTTTITTLITKLTTLIVRETTTIPTTKTSTFTERPMTTITSTTIVPTTKFITTTLRPATTISTTITVPTTKTLTSTTRPLTSTTTTLTIPVTTIITETTTSEITFTDTVTSFTTTTVFPTTTVDPTATSPVEPTVDPTTDPNFTDAPCECECTTDGITDMPTDTPTVEPSIRMQFMVTDSYY is encoded by the exons ATGAAGACTCTG GCTATTTTAGCGGTTTTGATAGCCGTCGTTACTTCTGCCAATGTCGATTCACCTAGAATCCGGTCCAGCTTTAGCGATGTTCCCATCGCACCAATTCCTTCGAATAGAGCTGTTACTACTGTacgcaccaccaccacgctAACCACTACTATAACAACCCTAATTACTAAATTGACTACACTCATAGTcagagaaacaacaaccattCCAACCACTAAAACGTCAACTTTTACAGAACGCCCTATGACCACCATTACAAGTACAACTATAGTACCCACAACAAAGTTCATTACTACAACCCTGCGTCCTGCCACCACAATTAGTACAACAATAACCGTCCCTACCACAAAGACACTAACTTCTACCACACGTCCTTTAACTTCCACCACAACCACTCTAACGATCCCCGTAACAACTATCATAACTGAAACAACAACGTCAGAGATTACGTTTACAGACACGGTAACTAGTTTCACAACTACAACGGTGTTTCCTACAACAACAGTCGACCCTACCGCTACTTCTCCGGTTGAGCCCACGGTGGATCCCACTACTGATCCTAATTTTACAGATGCACCTTGTGAATGTGAATGTACTACGGATGGGATAACAGACATGCCGACGGACACACCTACTGTTGAACCATCGATCAGAATGCAATTTATGGTCACTGATTCTTATTATTAA
- the LOC124201021 gene encoding hepatitis A virus cellular receptor 1-like has protein sequence MKTLAILAVLIAVVTSANIDSPRIRSSFSDVPIAPISSNRAVTTIRATTTLTTTVTSLITKLTTLIIKQTTTIPTTITSIITTRPMTTIISTTVIPTTKFSTVTERPSTTITSTTVIPTTKFTTITLRPSTTISTTTIIPTTKTITSTTRPLTSTTTTLTFPVTTIITETTTSEITFTDTATTFTTTTVFPTSTTTINPTTTSPVEPTVDPTTDPNFTDAPCTSCITDGITDAPTDTPTVQPSM, from the exons ATGAAGACTCTG GCTATTTTAGCGGTTTTGATAGCCGTCGTTACTTCTGCCAATATCGATTCACCTAGAATCCGGTCCAGCTTTAGCGATGTTCCCATCGCACCGATTTCTTCGAATAGAGCCGTTACTACTATACGCGCCACCACCACGCTAACTACTACAGTAACATCCCTTATTACTAAATTGACTACACTTATAATCAAACAAACGACCACCATTCCAACCACAATTACGTCAATTATTACAACCCGCCCTATGACCACAATTATTAGTACAACTGTAATACCCACAACAAAGTTCAGCACTGTAACCGAGCGTCCTTCGACTACAATTACTAGTACAACTGTAATACCTACGACTAAGTTCACTACTATAACCCTGCGTCCTTCCACCACCATTAGTACAACAACAATCATCCCTACCACAAAGACAATAACTTCTACCACACGTCCTTTAACTTCCACCACAACCACTCTAACGTTCCCCGTAACAACTATCATAACTGAAACAACAACGTCAGAGATTACGTTTACGGACACGGCAACTACTTTCACAACTACAACGGTGTTTccgacatcaacaacaacaatcaatcCTACCACTACTTCTCCGGTTGAGCCCACGGTGGATCCCACTACTGATCCTAATTTTACAGATGCGCCTTGTACTTCTTGTATTACGGATGGGATAACAGACGCACCAACGGACACCCCTACTGTTCAACCATCGATGTGA